The Prevotella sp. E2-28 genome includes the window AACAAAATGTTTATGCCTCTGCAAAGATACTAATTTTTTAGCAAATCACAACTGTCCTACTAATCCCCCTATCATGGTGCACAATGTTTATGCCTCTGCAAAGATACTAATTTTTTAGCAAATCACAACTGATGATGAAGGTACAAAATTCTGGCAGACAATGTTTATGCCTCTGCAAAGATACTAATTTTTTAGCAAATCACAACAGATTGGTCAAAGTTGTTTGTAATTGTTCGAATGTTTATGCCTCTGCAAAGATACTAATTTTTTAGCAAATCACAACATGATAGCCTAATAAGCTTTATCGAGCCTAAATGTTTATGCCTCTGCAAAGATACTAATTTTTTAGCAAATCACAACAAACTTGTAACATTTGTATTAAGGTTTATTAATGTTTATGCCTCTGCAAAGATACTAATTTTTTAGCAAATCACAACCATGTGCGGCAAGTACTTCCGTATGACGCGGATGTTTATGCCTCTGCAAAGAGGCTATTTTTTTTGCAGATCGCAACACGTTATTTCCCTTTAGGTTTCCTCTTGTTTAGTATCCTAACATTACAGCGGGCGTTATACCCAAAGTAGAACAATGCAGACGGGCTATCTTCAAAGTAGGCTCTGCCCTACCTGAAACATAGTCGCTTATTTTATATCCGACTTAGCACTCGTAAGTACCAAACTTAGCACTCGTAAACCCTATACTTAGCACACGTAAACCCTATACTTTTGTTGCAGAAACTATATACTTTTGTTGCAGGAATGCGATACTTGGCTAAACGGAGAAAAATAATCGAAAAATAATGGCCGGAAACAGAAGGTATTTGCAAATAATTTTGTAACTTTGCAATCCGAAAAGAAAAACTAAAGAATACAGATACAGATGATACAGTAGAAATAAGAAAAAAGTCTCCTGCGTACAGCGCACGCATATTGTACGCACGGAAAATCTTAAGAAACTACAGTTATCAAGTGTATGTGTATACTGAGTAAACCAATAAAAAAACATATCAATAAATATGAAACTGAACGATATTTTCTCTGGCAATTTCAATGCTGCAGAATGGGAAGCTAAAGGCTATGAGCTTCCTAAGTTTGACATCAAGGCCGTACGTGAAAAAACGGCTAAGGAACCTACATGGGTACATTTCGGTGGCGGAAACATTTTCCGCGCTTTCCCCGCTGCCATCCTGAACGATGCACTGAACACGGGCAAGTATGACCGAGGCGTGATTGTGGCTGAAACCTTCGACTTCGAGGTTATCGACAAGGCCTACGCACCTTACAATAACCTGTCGCTCTGCGTGAATCTTTGCTCTGACGGATCTATCGAGAAGAAGGTGATTGCCAGCGTTACGGAGGCTCTGAAGGCCGACCCACAGTTTGCCGACTGGAACCGATTGGTAGAGATTTTCAAGAAGCCCTCACTCCAGATGATTTCATTTACCATCACGGAGAAGGGATACACCTATAACGAGGCCGACCTGGCCCGCGGACTCAAGCCCCTGTTTGCTATGGGTAAGGTCTGCGCCCTGCTGCTGGAGCGTTTCAACGCAGGACAGCTGCCCCTCACCGTGCAGTCAATGGACAACTGCTCGCATAATGGCGACAAGGTAAAGGCTGGCGTCTTTGCATACGCAGAGCGCTGGGTGAACGACGGACTGGCTCCCGCTGCCTTCCTCGACTACCTGAAGGACGAGAAGAAGGTGACCTTCCCATGGTCAATGATTGACAAGATTACACCGCGTCCGCACGAGAAGGTGAAGGAGCTGTTGGCTGCCGACGGCTTCGAGGACAACAACTATATCGAGACAGAGAAGCACACCTTTACTGCTCCCTTCGTGAATGCTGAGGAGGTGCAGTACCTGGTCATCGAGGACAACTACACCAATGGTCGTCCCCCACTCGACCTGGGCGGCGCTCTCTATACCACCCGCGAGACGGTGGACAAGGTGGAGACAATGAAGGTGACCACCTGCCTGAACCCGCTGCACACCGCTATGAGTATCTATGGTTGCATGTTGGACTACACGCTTATCTCTGCCGAGATGGCCGATGAAGACCTGCGCGCCTTTATCCAGAAGATTGGCTATATGGAGGCTATGCCCGTGGTGGTTGACCCAGGCGTACTGAACCCCTACGAGTTCATCGGTGCCGTTATCAACCGCCGTCTGCCAAACCCCTTCATGCCCGATGCACCCCAGCGTATTGCCTGCGACACCTCGCAGAAGTTGCCTATCCGCTTTGGTGAGACGCTGAAGAAATACGTGGCTCGCGGTCTCGACAAGAGCAACCTCGTGCTGATTCCCCTCACACTGGCCGGCTACGCCCGCTACCTGAAGGGCCTGAAGGACGACCTGACCACCTTTGAGCCCTCACCCGATCCTATGCTGGCTGAGTTGCAGGCTATCGTAGCCCCACTGGAAATCGGCAAGCCCGATCAGGACTGGAGCTGCCTGAAGACCCTCTACAGTCGTAAGGACGTGTTCGGTCTGGACCTCTACGAGGCCGGTTTGGGCGAACAGATTGAAGGAATGGTAAAGGAACTGTATGCCGGTGCAGGTGCCGTTCGTAAGACACTGCACAAGTACGTATCAGCAAGATAAGAGTTTTGACCTTATATATAATAAGAACGACGAACTCAAATGGGTACGCCGTTCTTGTTATTACGTATTATTCGTTATCTATATCAATTCCTCATACGCCATGCTTTAGCCCTAAGAGCCATGTTCTTCTTTATGCACTCACTATAGAGCCAAGGCTCACAACTATGGATATCGCCTACATTGATAAAATTCTTATAGGCATGATACTCCGAACCACTATAGCCTGTGACCACGAGAACGTGACGCTCAGGTTCTAATGTGACGGTAATCGTATCATGGAGTGTAGCAGGCGTGGCATCCGTACGCCAGTTCACAGGATTGATGCCTATACATGAGGCAGCAATAATGGAATTGATGTACTTCACGTCTTTCACCGTATTATAACAGATAGTCACGCCCGTATCGTCAGCCCCTTGCGCAGCCTTGATATGTTTTGTTTGCAACGTATCCTCAGGCGTTACCTTATAACCCAGTACGTAAGCTGCAGCCAACTCTCCGTAGTCCTCGTCACTCATGTGCTTCAGCAAGTTCACCACCGCCATGCCGCCTTGACTGAAACCTGCAATAATCAGCGGACGACTTTTATCGCGCTGAGCCTGGAAGTGATCGAAAGCCGTACAGACATCATCCATAGCCATGCGGGCACGATTCAACGCACTATCCTCACTCTCCATCATAAACGCATCAATCGTTGTATGACGGTAGAAAGGTGCATAGAATCGGTTACCTGGAGACATATAACCAGCAGCCTTATTCATTTCAATAGCCATGCGCTCACGATGCTTTGGATTCCATACGTCAGCATAGTGACAAACGATACTATCAGCCGTCATCCAATCCTCTTCCCATGTTGACACTACATAAAACACATCGGCTCCCGTTCCGTGCTGGTCGCCATCTGCCGTAATCCACATGATAGAGTCATCATAATCTGGAGCCTCAGGAATATACGATACAGAGGCATTAGCATCCTGAGCTTTTCTTACATGACCGTTAAAACAATTCGTCAGGCTAAAAGCACAAATCCCTAAGAGGAAGACTTTTGCTGAAGCTTCAAGAATCATTTTCATCCTGTAGTAGTTTATATCATTTGTATTCATCAATGTTCCTCAGGCCCTATTTCACTATAGTAAACTTGGCGAACTTCAGCAGGAGTTGCTTAGTGCCTACATTACGGAACTCTACCGTAGCTTTTTCATTATCACCAGAGCCCTCAAGCTTTATGACGGTACCGATACCAAAACGCTGATGTTCTATAACAGCACCTTCATGAAGCCCTGAAGATGATGGAGAAGAAGACACACTAGCTGTACGGGCCACAGGTTTGAAACGACCACCACTTGCTATGTTTAACTGATGCTTGAAGCCCTCGCTGAAAGGATCCACCTTGGGCTCCGGACGACGTGGCGCTACCTGACGGGGCTTGGGATCGGCACGGAACTGAGTAGCCACAGGACGTGGATTCTGCATCCATTCAGGACCCTCGGAGGCACGTTGCCAAGGCAGACGTTGGGCAGAGTTATCGAAACTACCCATAGAACCCTCAACATGCAATAATGAAGGGTCTATATCACGAATGAAGCGCGAAGGCGTATCGTACTCCATACGACCATAACGGAAGCGATTCTGCGCACATGTCAGGATGCAATGACGCTCGGCACGCGTGATAGCTACATAAAGCAAACGTCGTTCTTCTTCGAGCTCACGCATATTGTTGGTACACATTGGCGACGGGAAGATGTTTTCCTCCAAACCCACGACAAAGACCGTAGGAAATTCCAAGCCCTTTGCCGAGTGAATAGTCATCAACGACACCTTGGGCTGGTCGGCATCGCCTTCGCTATCAAGGTCGGTAAGCAGCGCCACCTCTTGCAGAAAATCGCCCAAGGAAATCTGGTCGCCCTGATCCTCCTCGCGACGCGTCTCTACAAAGTCTTGCATAGCAGCAAGGAACTCCTCCAGGTTCTCCTGACGCGAGAGGTCCTCGGGGTTGCGACTAGAATAAATCTCCCTTGAGACGCCACTCTCCATAATGATAGCATGCCCCAGTTGGTAGGCATCCTCGCCATCAAGACGCATACGCCAGCCGTCTATCATCTGACAGAAATTGCCAATTTTGGTGAGTACAGCCTTGCTGGCATTGAGATGTTCTGGCTTGGTCATCACATCCCATAGTGATACATTATCCAGCGAAGCAGTATCTACAATTTTATTTACTGTAGTATCGCCAATGCCTCGCGTAGGATAGTTGATGATACGCTTCAGGGCCTCCTCATCATTTGGATTAGCCACCACACGGAAATAAGCAATCACGTCCTTGATCTCCTTGCGCTGGTAGAACGACAGTCCGCCATAGATACGATACGGAATACCGTCCTTGCGCATCTGTTCCTCAAACGAACGGCTCTGGGCGTTGGTGCGATAAAGGATGGCAAAATCACTATACTCACAGTGCTCCTGACGACGGATGCGCTGGATATCCTTACACACAATAATAGCCTCTTCCTTATCGCTGTAGGCAGGCTTCAACTGCAGCTTCTCACCCTCGTCATTCCGACTGAAAACATCCTTCGGAATCTGTCGTTCGTTCTTACGAATCAGGCTATTGGCAGCCCGTACAATAAGCTGTGTAGAACGGTAGTTCTGCTCCAATTTAAAGAGTTTTGCATTATCGTATGATTCCCTGAAACTTAATATGTTATCTATATTTGCTCCACGGAAACTATAGATACT containing:
- a CDS encoding mannitol dehydrogenase family protein, with amino-acid sequence MKLNDIFSGNFNAAEWEAKGYELPKFDIKAVREKTAKEPTWVHFGGGNIFRAFPAAILNDALNTGKYDRGVIVAETFDFEVIDKAYAPYNNLSLCVNLCSDGSIEKKVIASVTEALKADPQFADWNRLVEIFKKPSLQMISFTITEKGYTYNEADLARGLKPLFAMGKVCALLLERFNAGQLPLTVQSMDNCSHNGDKVKAGVFAYAERWVNDGLAPAAFLDYLKDEKKVTFPWSMIDKITPRPHEKVKELLAADGFEDNNYIETEKHTFTAPFVNAEEVQYLVIEDNYTNGRPPLDLGGALYTTRETVDKVETMKVTTCLNPLHTAMSIYGCMLDYTLISAEMADEDLRAFIQKIGYMEAMPVVVDPGVLNPYEFIGAVINRRLPNPFMPDAPQRIACDTSQKLPIRFGETLKKYVARGLDKSNLVLIPLTLAGYARYLKGLKDDLTTFEPSPDPMLAELQAIVAPLEIGKPDQDWSCLKTLYSRKDVFGLDLYEAGLGEQIEGMVKELYAGAGAVRKTLHKYVSAR
- a CDS encoding DUF3089 domain-containing protein, with the protein product MNTNDINYYRMKMILEASAKVFLLGICAFSLTNCFNGHVRKAQDANASVSYIPEAPDYDDSIMWITADGDQHGTGADVFYVVSTWEEDWMTADSIVCHYADVWNPKHRERMAIEMNKAAGYMSPGNRFYAPFYRHTTIDAFMMESEDSALNRARMAMDDVCTAFDHFQAQRDKSRPLIIAGFSQGGMAVVNLLKHMSDEDYGELAAAYVLGYKVTPEDTLQTKHIKAAQGADDTGVTICYNTVKDVKYINSIIAASCIGINPVNWRTDATPATLHDTITVTLEPERHVLVVTGYSGSEYHAYKNFINVGDIHSCEPWLYSECIKKNMALRAKAWRMRN
- a CDS encoding ATP-dependent helicase gives rise to the protein MDNTLSQLNDSQREAVEYCDGASLVIAGAGSGKTRVLTYKIAYLMQEKGLKPWNILALTFTNKAAREMKDRIARLVGQHQAVYLQMGTFHSIFSRILRAEANLIGFDSNFTIYDQSDARSLVKSIVKEMGLDDKVYKPSSVSDQISMAKNHLILPNAFVNCSLYDSKKPKVAEIYVRYTERCRQANAMDFDDLLVQTFLLFQNHEDVRRKYVERFHYVLVDEYQDTNFAQQKIVLQLTRERQRVCVVGDDAQSIYSFRGANIDNILSFRESYDNAKLFKLEQNYRSTQLIVRAANSLIRKNERQIPKDVFSRNDEGEKLQLKPAYSDKEEAIIVCKDIQRIRRQEHCEYSDFAILYRTNAQSRSFEEQMRKDGIPYRIYGGLSFYQRKEIKDVIAYFRVVANPNDEEALKRIINYPTRGIGDTTVNKIVDTASLDNVSLWDVMTKPEHLNASKAVLTKIGNFCQMIDGWRMRLDGEDAYQLGHAIIMESGVSREIYSSRNPEDLSRQENLEEFLAAMQDFVETRREEDQGDQISLGDFLQEVALLTDLDSEGDADQPKVSLMTIHSAKGLEFPTVFVVGLEENIFPSPMCTNNMRELEEERRLLYVAITRAERHCILTCAQNRFRYGRMEYDTPSRFIRDIDPSLLHVEGSMGSFDNSAQRLPWQRASEGPEWMQNPRPVATQFRADPKPRQVAPRRPEPKVDPFSEGFKHQLNIASGGRFKPVARTASVSSSPSSSGLHEGAVIEHQRFGIGTVIKLEGSGDNEKATVEFRNVGTKQLLLKFAKFTIVK